The Paralichthys olivaceus isolate ysfri-2021 chromosome 2, ASM2471397v2, whole genome shotgun sequence genomic interval aaggaactggggtaaagaaaaccacaattcatacaatttagatgaaacaaactagtgaaaacatcatgaggattattctccattaaatttctgccaatagttccctttcacctaaatcttacacactggacctttaacaccaGGCTACCTCAAATTGTTATACGTCGTACATTAATGTGCCGTTAGCAGCTTGTTAGTGTGCTGTAAAGTGTTTTCTAAGTCTGTAACAAACTGCTCATTCATTGTTCCAACAGATGCTGGGGGGATGCTGCAGAATGGAGACATTGAGGTGAGGTTAACATTTAACttaagataaattaaaataccATTAAAGTTAAAGAACTGgacacctgttttttttttcatgcattcacacattatTCCATCTGCATTTAACATTCTTAATAGCAAATACTGAGCTAAGGCCTGTAGGAAAACTGTATTTAAGATATAAAACCTGCATAATATTAAATGTTATAATTGAAATGTCAAAGAAGTAACACTTcctttgtttacttgttttctCCTAACACACATAGGAAATAGATGGCAAGCTGTGCATAATTTGTCCAAATCACAAGTACAAGATCTCCCTTGCCAAAGGGGAGGGCATATACAAGGGCACCGACCCCAGGGAAAAGCCACCTGTGCCCAGATGGTACTCCAAGGGTGTGAAGCAGCGGACCCACGCGGTCACAGAGACCGACGGGGGAGTCTACGTCAAGCTCTCCACGGAAACAGACTGGATCGACTCAGACTACTACCAGGGAGAAAAGGGCAAAGTGGAAAGGGCCAAAGCCATGGCTGCTGAGAAGAAAACCTCCTCATGAGGAGGCAGATAGATGCAGATGCCAGTCTCTTTTTTTATCTCCCCAAACTTCCTGTAAAGGATGTGTGTATACAGAGGATGTCAGTTATCTTTAAACACTTGAATCTTTACGTCGGGAGAATCTGgagtttttaattgtttaaattGTGGTTTACTTGTTGATaacagattaaaatgttttcctacAAGATCTGGTCAAATATTTTCATCTTACACTAACGATTCTTTCTTAAATCTATCCTGTAGTCCACTATTGAATTTCTTTAAGGATGAATTTAGATTTCTcagtatctatatatatttgacAGTGGTACGAGGTAGCTGGATACAGGACCATACTGGTGCATCCCTGTACATTTCAATACTCTGTgtattatacatacacaaatcaATAAGATAAAATGGTTAATGTGGATCAATAATGCCCTTGAGTGGTTAATGCAAAATTTAAAGCTCGTACCGTATCGACCACTTCCTGTAGTATCCATGTCTGCATATTCCCTCAGATATAATATCAGAGCACATAGGCTGCACAGGTTCAATCATTTGGGGTTTATGTTGTGACATGTTTCTGGTCCGTTAACCCTCATGAGCAGTCCGCTGCACATGGGTGGAGATATTTAAAGGTccactgtgtaagatttaggtgaaagggaactattggcagaaatttaatggagaataatcccCATGATGTTCTCAGTAGTTCGTTTCATCCAAAtcgtatgaattgtagttttcttcaccccagaaaaggccctttatatttaaatactttatatttacatcaagaggaccctctctacggaggccaccatgtttttttacattagtccagactggacaaactaaacaccttttgagtttttatgacaactgaagctaccacaggttctttttcatgtttggaaggagagggtgaggtgaggggtgttcagctgcaacatgcaacttcaacactagatatcactacattctacacactgtacctttaaggttcATTGTGAAAATTCAGCAAACATGTTATTCTACTTTAAATGaattgtttcacattttcatgaATGTGATCATTTGCCCTCTTGCTCAGAGATGAGATCTGGAGCAGTCCGTGACTTCATGAGGTCAAATCAGCAGCATTAGCTAAGAACACAGATATTATT includes:
- the rfesd gene encoding Rieske domain-containing protein; the protein is MGDKEQSTGGPHFVGTKDELIAAKRSFRTLEGRDILIIYQQGVFYALDSYCYHAGGMLQNGDIEEIDGKLCIICPNHKYKISLAKGEGIYKGTDPREKPPVPRWYSKGVKQRTHAVTETDGGVYVKLSTETDWIDSDYYQGEKGKVERAKAMAAEKKTSS